A stretch of the Paenibacillus dendritiformis genome encodes the following:
- a CDS encoding ABC transporter ATP-binding protein: protein MMGNAFGTLFHFVWKYGKVLLVVTSIITIFIAIMPVVILWLSKETINEVARLIQHQSENYNKILFLLLLQFLITMLTSIFMNIQEYLNGKLTNMLEHASQSSVIQKVTNVPLFYFDLPDFYNHLERVSNSPGDRLLSPLSKIMEICRIFITIFGYLLFLLTVHWSLVLLSLLAAAPMFLVQKKYGKKNFALKFALTPLVRDMEYTRFLLKDRQSAKEIRLFGLSSLLYNRWSSAFLHQLKETLRMLRKRQRAEIGMDGLTALFYSGAAAIIIWLIRTTPIQIGQFVAIGQAVQGTQGLTNQLSTLLAKVFEEMLYVNDFFRFLNYSHPEAEKQGRGNVAFSAPLQKGITIDNVSFSYVDTTTSVLKNIQLHIEPGEKVAIVGENGSGKSTLVKCLMGLYPVTKGEIRFDDVSIDQLDPDQLHKNITAIFQDFLKYSYTLRDNIGFGDVTRLEDMEWMREVAATTGVDAIARGLKEEYATYLGRYLQEGEDLSGGQWQKIALARALFRQSDIIILDEPTAALDPLTELEVYKLVRDLTENKTAIFISHRMAAARMADRIIVMEKGTITESGTHKELMALNGKYAQMYESQAQWYV, encoded by the coding sequence ATGATGGGAAACGCATTTGGAACTCTGTTTCACTTTGTGTGGAAATATGGGAAGGTCTTGCTTGTGGTTACTTCCATCATAACGATTTTCATAGCAATCATGCCCGTGGTCATTCTTTGGCTGTCTAAGGAGACCATTAACGAAGTAGCCCGATTGATTCAGCATCAATCAGAAAATTATAACAAGATCTTGTTTCTGCTGTTGCTTCAGTTCTTGATTACGATGCTCACTTCAATTTTTATGAATATCCAGGAATATCTGAACGGGAAATTAACTAACATGTTGGAGCATGCTTCGCAATCATCCGTGATTCAAAAAGTAACCAATGTGCCTCTTTTCTATTTTGATCTCCCTGACTTTTACAATCATTTAGAACGAGTGAGCAATAGTCCAGGTGATCGTTTATTATCCCCTTTGAGTAAAATAATGGAGATATGTAGAATATTCATTACAATTTTCGGCTATTTGCTATTTTTGCTTACGGTTCATTGGAGTTTGGTCCTTCTCAGTTTGTTAGCGGCCGCTCCCATGTTTTTGGTTCAAAAGAAGTATGGGAAAAAGAATTTCGCGCTAAAGTTTGCATTAACCCCTTTAGTTCGTGACATGGAGTATACTCGTTTTTTATTGAAGGACCGGCAATCTGCCAAAGAAATCCGTTTGTTTGGCTTAAGTTCTTTATTGTATAACAGGTGGTCGAGTGCTTTCTTGCATCAACTCAAGGAGACCTTGAGGATGCTGCGGAAACGACAACGGGCGGAAATCGGGATGGACGGGCTTACTGCCTTGTTTTATTCCGGGGCTGCGGCAATCATTATTTGGCTGATTCGTACTACGCCTATTCAGATTGGACAATTTGTCGCGATTGGACAAGCGGTTCAGGGTACCCAAGGGCTGACCAATCAACTATCGACCTTGCTGGCAAAAGTATTTGAGGAAATGCTTTATGTAAACGATTTTTTCCGTTTTTTGAACTATAGTCACCCAGAGGCAGAGAAACAAGGGAGAGGAAATGTTGCATTTTCGGCACCCCTACAGAAAGGGATAACGATAGATAATGTCTCTTTTTCTTATGTGGACACGACAACCTCCGTATTGAAAAACATTCAACTGCATATTGAACCTGGGGAAAAAGTCGCTATTGTCGGAGAAAACGGATCGGGCAAATCCACATTGGTTAAATGCTTGATGGGGTTGTATCCCGTGACAAAAGGAGAAATTCGATTCGATGACGTGAGCATCGACCAACTGGATCCGGACCAGCTCCACAAAAATATAACGGCTATTTTTCAAGATTTTTTAAAATACTCGTACACCCTGCGCGATAATATTGGATTCGGTGATGTTACCCGGTTGGAAGATATGGAGTGGATGAGAGAAGTTGCGGCAACAACAGGAGTAGACGCTATAGCACGGGGGTTAAAGGAGGAATATGCCACCTATTTGGGTCGCTATTTGCAGGAAGGAGAGGATCTCTCCGGAGGACAATGGCAAAAAATTGCCCTTGCTCGCGCACTGTTTCGGCAGAGTGACATCATAATTTTGGACGAACCGACGGCAGCGCTTGACCCGTTGACCGAATTGGAGGTATACAAGCTGGTGCGAGATTTAACGGAAAATAAAACGGCGATATTTATTTCGCATCGCATGGCTGCTGCCAGAATGGCAGACCGAATAATCGTGATGGAGAAGGGGACAATCACAGAGTCAGGAACACACAAGGAACTTATGGCATTGAATGGAAAGTATGCCCAGATGTATGAATCGCAAGCACAATGGTATGTGTGA
- a CDS encoding metal ABC transporter substrate-binding protein, translating to MNLGKRRLPLRFIMLALAACGLLLLNACANNDSAVEGAANGKVNVITSFYPIYFMASEIGGEHAQVTNLIPTGVDPHDWTPKSRDLQNASNAQLLLVNGAGFEGWLPDFQKGLEADSKVKTVEVSKGIALIKASEEEEHGEEAHHEEEHGHEDEHGHNHGDIDPHTWISPKSALVMIENVKNALVDADPEHRADYEKNYKQLKAKLASIDEEYMSKLKNATKRDIVVSHQAFGYLARDYDLRQHAIMGISPDAEPRAQDLLNLAKLVQEKQLKYVFFEELVSDQLAQTLASEAKVDTLVLNPLEGLTQEQEAAGDNYLTLMERNLQNLLLALQ from the coding sequence ATGAATCTTGGGAAACGACGTCTGCCGCTGCGGTTCATCATGCTGGCGCTGGCCGCTTGCGGCCTTCTGCTGCTGAATGCATGTGCGAATAACGATTCGGCTGTGGAAGGAGCGGCCAACGGCAAGGTGAATGTGATAACAAGCTTTTATCCGATTTATTTCATGGCAAGCGAGATTGGAGGAGAGCATGCTCAGGTAACCAATCTGATCCCGACGGGAGTCGATCCGCATGACTGGACGCCGAAGAGCCGGGATTTGCAGAATGCGTCCAACGCGCAGCTGCTGCTCGTGAACGGAGCCGGATTCGAAGGCTGGCTGCCGGATTTCCAAAAGGGGCTCGAAGCGGACTCGAAGGTGAAGACCGTCGAGGTCAGCAAGGGGATAGCGCTGATAAAGGCGAGCGAAGAGGAAGAGCACGGAGAAGAAGCGCATCACGAGGAAGAGCATGGTCATGAGGACGAACATGGGCATAACCATGGCGATATCGATCCGCATACGTGGATCAGTCCCAAGTCTGCGCTCGTTATGATTGAGAATGTGAAGAACGCGCTCGTGGATGCCGATCCGGAGCATCGCGCCGACTATGAGAAGAACTATAAGCAATTGAAAGCGAAGCTGGCTTCGATCGATGAGGAATATATGTCGAAGCTGAAGAATGCGACCAAGCGCGATATCGTCGTGTCGCACCAAGCCTTCGGTTACTTGGCCCGGGATTATGATCTGCGCCAGCATGCGATCATGGGCATTTCCCCGGATGCGGAGCCGCGTGCCCAGGATTTGCTGAATCTGGCGAAGCTGGTGCAGGAGAAGCAATTGAAATATGTATTTTTCGAGGAACTGGTATCGGATCAATTGGCCCAGACGCTGGCATCCGAAGCGAAGGTCGACACGCTCGTCTTGAATCCGCTGGAAGGCTTGACGCAGGAGCAGGAAGCGGCGGGCGATAATTATTTGACGCTGATGGAACGCAACTTGCAAAATCTCCTTCTGGCGTTACAATAA
- a CDS encoding metal ABC transporter permease — protein sequence MDIIFSEFFQRALIGGLFIGITGPLMGMFLVLRRLSMIGDTLAHVTIAGVALGFLLGIYPLAMGVVFALLGAVAIERLRKAYKTYAELSIAVIMSGGVALASLFFTLGRSFNANVTNYLFGSIYTLNGTDLTVVGAVTIIVVVFMLIFFKEMFMLTFDEDAAAVNGLPVRWLNIAVTVLTALVISVAIKIVGALLVSALLTIPVATSLLLAKSFKRAVIVSVLVSESAVIAGLLMAGVWNLAPGATIVLLLIAMLILTLVIRRGVKV from the coding sequence TTGGATATTATATTTTCGGAATTTTTCCAGAGAGCCCTTATCGGCGGTCTGTTTATCGGGATTACCGGACCGCTGATGGGGATGTTTCTCGTGCTGCGCCGGCTGTCCATGATCGGGGACACCTTGGCCCATGTCACGATTGCCGGGGTGGCGCTCGGCTTTTTGCTCGGCATTTATCCGCTCGCGATGGGTGTCGTCTTCGCCCTGCTGGGGGCGGTGGCGATTGAGCGGCTCCGCAAGGCGTACAAGACGTATGCGGAGCTGTCGATAGCCGTCATCATGTCAGGCGGCGTTGCGTTGGCCTCACTCTTTTTCACGCTGGGACGAAGCTTCAATGCGAACGTGACCAATTATTTATTCGGCAGCATCTACACGCTGAACGGCACCGATTTAACGGTGGTCGGAGCCGTTACGATCATCGTCGTTGTGTTTATGCTGATTTTTTTCAAGGAAATGTTCATGCTGACCTTCGATGAGGATGCGGCCGCGGTGAACGGGCTCCCGGTCCGCTGGTTGAATATTGCCGTGACCGTGCTGACGGCGCTGGTCATCAGCGTGGCGATTAAAATCGTCGGCGCCTTGCTCGTATCGGCGCTCTTGACGATTCCGGTCGCGACCAGCCTGCTCCTCGCCAAGAGCTTCAAAAGGGCGGTCATCGTCTCCGTGCTCGTCTCGGAATCCGCCGTCATCGCAGGGCTGCTCATGGCAGGGGTGTGGAATCTGGCTCCCGGTGCGACGATTGTACTACTATTGATTGCCATGTTAATATTAACCTTAGTGATACGCCGGGGGGTAAAGGTATAG
- a CDS encoding cytochrome c biogenesis CcdA family protein, whose product MSDVTVWVAFWAGVISFISPCCLPLYPTFLSIITGMSVNQLKEERNKRVVRWKTMTHTLFFILGVSVVFYTLGLSATFLGSFLAEYRDTVRQVSAIIIIAMGLVIMGVFRPQLLMKEWKFDVSRKGGYLGSFLFGMGFSAGWSPCVGPILGAIFTLSASQPSLGIVMTTAYCIGFGLPFFILSFFIGSTRWLLRYSNAMMKFGGAVMIIMGVLLFTDHLNQINIWLQQITPDWLKRLT is encoded by the coding sequence ATGTCGGATGTAACGGTCTGGGTTGCCTTTTGGGCGGGAGTCATATCATTTATTTCCCCGTGCTGCTTGCCGTTGTATCCCACATTCCTTTCAATTATTACGGGCATGTCCGTCAATCAATTGAAAGAAGAGCGCAATAAGCGTGTCGTTCGTTGGAAGACGATGACGCATACACTGTTTTTCATTCTTGGGGTCAGCGTCGTATTTTATACGCTGGGGTTAAGCGCGACCTTTCTCGGATCATTTCTGGCGGAATATCGGGATACGGTTCGTCAAGTGTCGGCGATTATCATCATCGCGATGGGCCTGGTGATCATGGGCGTCTTCCGCCCGCAGTTGCTGATGAAGGAATGGAAGTTCGACGTGTCGCGCAAGGGAGGCTACCTCGGATCGTTTTTGTTCGGGATGGGCTTCTCGGCCGGATGGTCCCCCTGCGTGGGGCCGATTCTCGGCGCAATCTTCACCTTGTCGGCTTCTCAGCCGAGTCTTGGCATCGTGATGACGACCGCCTACTGCATCGGGTTCGGGCTGCCGTTTTTCATTTTGTCGTTCTTCATCGGATCGACGCGCTGGCTGCTCCGCTATTCGAACGCCATGATGAAGTTCGGCGGCGCGGTGATGATTATTATGGGGGTGCTGCTTTTTACGGATCATTTGAACCAGATCAATATATGGCTGCAGCAGATCACGCCGGATTGGCTCAAGCGGCTTACATAA
- a CDS encoding MauE/DoxX family redox-associated membrane protein, with translation MNRKHNGMCEQQKEGAEVEALSVFCRLLLALIFISSCVSTLRQWHAHIGIIKDYDLLPEALVKWFAVLEHSVKWLVGMLLFWGSYSSSAAITGSGLLLIYSIAIMINLLRGTREISCGCGGIVGNHSLSWTLVLRNLLLMAMCLWVNQVESQYGSLILVIKGEDVGSIFGKEYWVILGSALLSALLYSIFQHLIAVHKRIRELLGRMP, from the coding sequence ATGAATCGCAAGCACAATGGTATGTGTGAGCAGCAGAAAGAAGGTGCAGAGGTGGAAGCGCTATCCGTTTTTTGTCGACTACTCTTGGCGTTAATATTTATCAGTTCTTGTGTCTCGACACTTCGTCAATGGCATGCCCATATCGGGATTATAAAAGACTACGACCTTTTGCCTGAGGCGTTGGTCAAATGGTTCGCCGTTCTTGAACACTCCGTAAAATGGCTGGTTGGTATGCTTCTCTTCTGGGGAAGCTACAGTTCTTCAGCTGCAATAACCGGAAGCGGATTACTTCTCATTTATAGTATCGCCATTATGATTAACTTGCTGCGTGGCACTAGAGAAATTTCTTGTGGATGTGGGGGGATTGTAGGGAACCATTCATTGTCATGGACGCTCGTCTTGCGAAATCTACTTTTGATGGCAATGTGTCTATGGGTCAATCAAGTGGAGTCCCAATATGGAAGCCTCATTTTAGTCATCAAAGGGGAAGATGTTGGCAGCATCTTTGGCAAGGAGTATTGGGTCATACTAGGAAGTGCCTTGTTATCCGCACTGCTGTATTCTATCTTTCAACATTTAATCGCTGTACATAAGAGAATTCGGGAATTGCTGGGCAGAATGCCTTGA
- a CDS encoding metal ABC transporter ATP-binding protein: MTRTMHVTDPCHGQVITLDHVGFDYEGQKVFENVNFTVRERDFVGVIGANGAGKTTLLRLMVGLLRPTAGEVRLFGTPIQRFKQWERVGYVPQKNSFNPLFPATVMEVVKSGMYNRRRLFRRLSKPEISQCIDAMAAMRIEDLAHKRIGQLSGGQQQRVFLARAMVNKPELMILDEPTVGIDAGTQKEFFSLLQHLHEHHRMTFVMVSHDLDLVNSWLGDEPAGTCGKFHFYVKHSHEAECLEPGLTHGVNV, from the coding sequence ATGACTAGAACAATGCACGTAACCGATCCCTGCCACGGGCAGGTCATCACGTTGGATCATGTCGGTTTTGACTACGAAGGACAGAAGGTCTTCGAGAATGTGAACTTCACGGTGCGAGAGCGGGACTTCGTCGGGGTCATCGGGGCGAACGGGGCAGGCAAGACGACGCTGCTACGCTTGATGGTAGGCCTGCTCCGGCCGACCGCCGGGGAAGTAAGGCTGTTCGGCACGCCGATTCAGCGGTTCAAGCAGTGGGAACGCGTAGGTTATGTTCCGCAAAAAAATTCGTTCAATCCGCTGTTCCCCGCCACGGTGATGGAGGTGGTGAAGTCCGGGATGTATAATCGGAGACGCCTGTTCCGCAGGCTGTCGAAGCCGGAAATCAGCCAGTGCATCGATGCCATGGCCGCGATGCGGATCGAGGATCTGGCTCACAAAAGAATCGGGCAGCTGTCCGGGGGACAGCAGCAGCGCGTCTTTTTGGCCCGGGCGATGGTGAACAAGCCGGAGCTGATGATTTTGGACGAACCGACCGTCGGCATCGATGCCGGCACCCAGAAGGAATTTTTCAGCCTGCTGCAGCATTTGCATGAGCATCACCGGATGACCTTCGTCATGGTCTCCCACGATCTGGACCTGGTGAATTCTTGGCTTGGCGACGAGCCGGCCGGCACCTGCGGGAAGTTCCACTTCTATGTGAAGCACTCTCATGAGGCGGAATGTCTGGAGCCGGGTTTGACGCATGGCGTCAATGTCTGA
- a CDS encoding undecaprenyl-diphosphate phosphatase — protein MEWIDWLKYAILGLVQGITEPIPVSSSGHLVIVEKLFGLHIEGLGFEVFVNFASLLAILLIYRQDIARLAVNTCRFLFRRDPAAKSDFMFVVYLVLATIPAGVIGVLFKDAIADTFKGLKVIGATLLVTALALWLIRNLRGRKGDKDLSFGETFLVGLAQSVALIPGISRSGATIVAAMALGWKQETALRFSFFLYIPVSLGGMILEGKDMLKDPTLGQFIGPYLLAFVCSLIASYFALRWFMGLMARGNLKWFSLYCVAAGLFVLLFLN, from the coding sequence TTGGAATGGATTGACTGGCTGAAATACGCCATCCTCGGCCTGGTGCAAGGGATTACGGAGCCCATCCCGGTATCCTCGAGCGGACATCTTGTCATCGTTGAAAAATTATTCGGCTTACATATCGAAGGGCTTGGATTTGAAGTATTCGTCAATTTCGCCTCTCTATTGGCTATTCTGCTCATTTACCGCCAAGATATTGCGCGGCTGGCCGTCAACACCTGCCGCTTTCTGTTCCGCCGCGACCCGGCGGCGAAGAGCGACTTCATGTTTGTCGTCTACCTGGTCCTGGCGACGATTCCGGCCGGCGTCATTGGCGTCCTGTTCAAGGATGCGATCGCGGACACCTTCAAGGGACTGAAAGTCATCGGGGCGACGCTGCTGGTCACGGCGCTGGCCCTGTGGCTCATTCGCAACCTGCGCGGCCGCAAAGGCGACAAAGATTTGTCGTTCGGCGAGACGTTCCTGGTCGGCCTGGCCCAATCGGTCGCCTTGATTCCCGGCATCAGCCGATCCGGCGCGACCATCGTCGCCGCGATGGCGCTCGGCTGGAAGCAGGAGACGGCGCTGCGATTCTCCTTCTTCCTGTATATTCCCGTCAGCTTGGGCGGCATGATTCTCGAAGGGAAGGATATGTTGAAGGATCCGACGCTCGGGCAGTTCATCGGCCCGTATTTGCTGGCCTTCGTCTGTTCCCTGATCGCCTCCTACTTCGCGCTCCGCTGGTTCATGGGGCTGATGGCGCGAGGCAATCTGAAATGGTTCTCCCTGTACTGCGTGGCAGCCGGCCTTTTCGTGCTGTTGTTCCTGAATTGA